Below is a genomic region from Desulfobacterales bacterium.
ACTGGAACTTTCAAAAGACGTGGACCTGGCTTCAAAGATACGCCTGACCGGCTATTACACCCAAACCCGGCTGCACCATGAGATCATTGACCGTGAATTTGACCCGGCGGAAAATTCCGTTTATGCCGAATTGATCTATGACCGGTCCATGTTTACCTCAAACGGGCTTTTAACCGCCGGCATTTCACAGAGAAAAACAAAATTTTCCGATATCCCGGTATGGAAGGGATTTTTCCCCGACTACCTGGATGAAGATAATCTTTACTTTACGCCGGAAGTTGAGACCGTGGATTATGAAAATGACCTTTCTTCCGTATTTGGCCAGTACCGGCATAAATTTAAAAATGTTGAACTGTGGGCCGGCGTGAGAAACGACCGGCACGACCGCTTTGAAGATAAAATAAGTTACAATTTTGGCGGGCTCTGGGATCTTTATTCCGACTGGGTGGTCAAGTCCGCATATGGAACGGCCTACCGGACGCCGTTTGCCGCGCAGGTGGCCGAACAGGAAGATATCCTGCTTGAAAAGATAGACAGCCTTAATTTCCAGGTCGCGTGGAAACCGGATAAAAAGCGCAATATCGGGCTGACCCTTTTTCAAAACCGGATTGAAAATCATGTGATCGAAGACCGCTACGCCGGCGCCGGCCTTTCCATTGCAAACCGCCAGACCATTTACGGTGCCGAACTGGAATGCGATTTTAAGCTGTTGGATGGTTTGTCCCTTTCCGGCAACCTGACGGTGCTGGACAATACCGGCCCTGATGAAACCTATTTATACAATGACTACTCCTATGTGGATTCGGACGGATCCCGCTTTGATCATTATCAGCAGCTTGATTACGGGTATAATACGGGCTCCGATGTTCTGTTCAACGCCCGGGCCGAATGGGATGTGACCGGAAATATCCGGCTCATCCCCGAGGTTCACTATTTTTCCGAAAGGGCCTTTTACAACCCGGTGGAAGATGTCCACACAAAATGTTCCGGGGCCTGGACCATGGATCTGAACGCCCGGATCAGAAACCTCTTTCCGTTTGAGGTGGATGTGTTTGTAAAAAATCTTGCCGATACCCGGTATGAAACACCGGGGCTGTACTCCGTGATCAGCGGCAACGCGTTCAATGCGGGTGTGGCAATAAAAATGAAATGGTAGCTGTCGGCTCAATCGGACAAAAACTGGTCGGAAATAACCAGCGCGTTTGACTTTCGTTTTGACTCCGGGTGACCCGAAAGCCTTTAAACCCAACCTTCCCGGTTTAAATTACTCAATCC
It encodes:
- a CDS encoding TonB-dependent receptor plug domain-containing protein; amino-acid sequence: MKIFCRHMCGAVLFLLIFAVSVIQASDTMLMFVGEDLEVISIASRKEEAASKAPAIVRVMTRETMDQTQVTTIAEALAESAGFSVEQTEKGSVPYLRGIQDSALFLYDTVPMGSGAYKSFHLIDHETSLAPVKRIEIVRGAGSVLWGPDAFAGVVNAVPLTGKDLQGFETGARVSSDDEARDAYLNYGCDQGPWDLFFSLSGRVSREDDTAYNVVSFWDEGGGPAAPEDRFGQEMPADSRYVELYSSVSFKQWLTLSARLSDNTKHFSVSDGADEFVWEERLSAPTETFKLELSKDVDLASKIRLTGYYTQTRLHHEIIDREFDPAENSVYAELIYDRSMFTSNGLLTAGISQRKTKFSDIPVWKGFFPDYLDEDNLYFTPEVETVDYENDLSSVFGQYRHKFKNVELWAGVRNDRHDRFEDKISYNFGGLWDLYSDWVVKSAYGTAYRTPFAAQVAEQEDILLEKIDSLNFQVAWKPDKKRNIGLTLFQNRIENHVIEDRYAGAGLSIANRQTIYGAELECDFKLLDGLSLSGNLTVLDNTGPDETYLYNDYSYVDSDGSRFDHYQQLDYGYNTGSDVLFNARAEWDVTGNIRLIPEVHYFSERAFYNPVEDVHTKCSGAWTMDLNARIRNLFPFEVDVFVKNLADTRYETPGLYSVISGNAFNAGVAIKMKW